In Amaranthus tricolor cultivar Red isolate AtriRed21 chromosome 3, ASM2621246v1, whole genome shotgun sequence, a single window of DNA contains:
- the LOC130809073 gene encoding protein PHYTOCHROME KINASE SUBSTRATE 1-like, which yields MASLTSSMNTPQPPSSINNTTTLREASFSSYLNNSDEKSIRNLIESSQSPSIFKQNRQQNSRQNKAEDGEIDVFSADKYFNKGLTETPYNTNSTLSRSTKYQTLKMNHEDPTEVNNMGQSNNKLKLIPSRTPSSSQSERSANSQSALLRRFHRTPSRISTNTETSRKFQGAGKFSFLTCSCCDKKSVEIDPKFTDHVDKFSEIPLGPGYSKAGTIPRSIKTSLDAAEITRMNKLRVLDNTDQFVYPILNSPSLTAIEKLQDQGEDTRKSLDVFGSSDFDEGSKRFSLQKRLNMLAWDTIPKAEESNTSGAPSETYKDVESDASSDLFEIECLSCTANPVMQSPRLVPSDGSVTPTSRYAPSEASIEWSVVTASAADFSFGSDSEDQRSSTLRSTRHKMGLKMNTSMKSSVNKDVHKPVSRSMLGCQSQKSVNVAREVHSKTPPRGKSESQRMQKVPECFAPVTRFQAETKMGGFGHKQRQRQSFSPDNLFYIE from the coding sequence ATGGCTTCACTTACATCATCCATGAACACCCCCCAACCGCCTTCTTCCATAAACAACACTACCACCCTCCGCGAAGCTTCCTTTTCCTCCTACCTCAATAACTCCGATGAAAAGTCCATTCGTAACCTCATCGAATCTAGCCAATCCCCATCAATTTTTAAGCAAAATCGTCAACAAAACTCGAGGCAAAACAAGGCTGAAGATGGAGAAATCGACGTTTTTAGTGCTGATAAGTACTTTAACAAAGGCTTAACTGAAACACCTTATAACACCAACTCAACACTATCAAGAAGTACAAAGTatcaaactttgaaaatgaatcATGAAGATCCTACTGAAGTCAACAACATGGGGCAGTCTAACAATAAACTTAAATTGATTCCATCTCGAACTCCTAGCAGTAGTCAGTCTGAACGCAGTGCGAATAGTCAGAGTGCACTACTCAGACGATTTCACAGAACACCATCGAGAATTAGCACCAACACTGAAACTAGCCGAAAATTTCAGGGTGcaggaaaattttcttttcttacctGTTCTTGTTGTGATAAGAAATCGGTTGAAATCGATCCAAAGTTTACAGATCATGTTGATAAATTCAGTGAAATTCCCTTAGGGCCGGGGTACAGTAAAGCTGGTACAATACCAAGATCAATAAAAACAAGCCTAGATGCGGCTGAGATCACAAGAATGAACAAGCTTCGAGTACTCGACAACACAGATCAATTTGTGTATCCGATCCTGAATTCTCCCTCGTTGACAGCAATCGAAAAGTTGCAGGATCAAGGCGAGGACACAAGGAAATCACTAGATGTTTTCGGGTCTAGTGATTTCGATGAGGGGAGTAAAAGATTTAGTCTACAAAAGAGACTAAACATGTTAGCTTGGGATACAATTCCAAAAGCAGAGGAATCCAACACTTCTGGTGCACCTAGTGAGACTTATAAAGACGTAGAAAGCGATGCTAGTTCCGACTTATTTGAGATCGAGTGCCTATCCTGCACAGCAAACCCGGTAATGCAATCCCCTCGATTGGTACCATCAGATGGGAGTGTTACCCCCACGTCTAGGTATGCACCGAGTGAGGCTAGTATCGAGTGGAGTGTTGTGACTGCTAGTGCTGCAGATTTTTCGTTTGGTTCTGATTCTGAAGACCAAAGAAGTAGCACACTACGATCAACTCGACATAAGATGGGCTTAAAGATGAACACATCGATGAAATCGAGTGTAAATAAAGATGTACATAAACCAGTTTCGCGTAGTATGTTAGGGTGCCAAAGCCAGAAATCTGTGAATGTTGCTAGGGAAGTTCATAGCAAAACACCTCCTAGAGGGAAATCTGAGAGTCAGAGGATGCAGAAGGTTCCAGAATGTTTTGCTCCTGTTACAAGGTTTCAAGCAGAGACTAAGATGGGTGGATTTGGTCATAAACAAAGACAAAGACAAAGTTTTAGTCCTGATAATCTTTTCTATATCGAATAG